CTCGACCTGCTGCTGCTCCAGAGCGGTCACCTCGGCGGCCACCGCCGTGAGCTGGGAACGAGCCGCGGCGCAGTCGGCCTGCTCGGCGCGGAGTGCGACCAGCTCGGCAGTGACCGTCGCCGCGTCGCGGCCCTCGCCCACCGCGAGGAGCTGCTGCAGGTCACGCTCGGCCTCCGCCGCGGCCGCGGCCGCGGCGACGTGCCGCTGCTGCGCGGCGTCGAAGGCGGCCGCGGCGTCGTCCTGCTCGCGCTGCGACACCTGGCCTCCGCCCGGCGCCGCGGGCGCCGGGTGCGCCGGGCTGCCGCAGACCTGGCACGGCTCGCCGTCGACGAGCACGCCGGCGAGCTCGGCCGCCATGCCGTCCAGCCGGAGCTGGGTGATCCGTTGGACGGTGTCGCGGCGGTCGGCGGCGGCGTCCCGGGCGTCGCGGGCCAGGTCGACGAGCCCGCTCACCCGCGCCCGCGCCGCCGGCAGCCCCGCGACGGCCGCTGACCGGGTCTCGGCCGCTGCGAGCTGAAGCTCCACGGCCTCCGCGCGCCCGGCGACCGAGGCCAGTCGGGCGAGGTGCTCGCGCTGCCGGGCCAGCAGCTCGGGAAGACGACCGAGCTGCTCCTGGAGCAGCGCGATCTCGGACCGGCTGGCGCTGAGGCGCCGCTCCAGCTGCTCGATCCGGGCCGTGTCGGCGACGATGCCTGCCGCCCGCGGGAGCACCGCGCGCAGCTGGGGGACGAGGTCGCGCGTCACGTCGACGCGGCGCCGCAGCGGGGCCTGGGGATCAGGCTCCGGGCTCGGCTCGACGCGCTGAGGGGCCGTCGCGGCAACCGGGTCGGTGTGGGTGTCGCCGTGATCGGACGCGGGGCCGACCGTCGTGCGCGGGGTGACCTCGTCGAGCTCGAACAGCCCGACGTCGACGAGGTCGTCGTCCCGTGCTCCACCGTCTGCACGGTGGCCTTCATCGGCGCCGACTGCGGAGCCCGAGCCGGCGGGGGAGATGGAGCCGGTGGGGGAGATGGAGCCGGCGAGGGAGCCGGGCACTGGCGTGCTGCCGGTGGGCGTCCTCACGGCCTCGTCGCCGAGGTCCGCGGCACGCAGCCGGGGGAGGTCCGGGAGCGCCGGAAGGGCGGCGGCCCGGGCCGCGGCGGCCTGCTGCTGCTCCTCCAGGAGCGCGACGTCGGCGCTCGCCTGCTCCACCAGACCGAGCAGCGGAGCGCAGTCGGCGGCCCGGCGGTCCGCGCCCAGGGCAGCGGTCGCCTCCTCGGCCGCGTCGCGGGTCTCGTCGAGCTCGCGTCGGCGCGCCAGGGCCTGCCGGCGGCGTTCGTGCAGCCGGTGCCGCAACCGGGCGGCCTCGCACCGGGTCCGGGCTGCGGCGAGCGCGTCGCAGGCGCGCTGGTGCTCGATGCCGGCCGCGGCGGCGGCTTCGTGCGCGGCGTCCCGGACCGAGGTGACCCAGGCCTCGACGGCACCGCTGCCGACCGCGGCGGGAAGGCCGTCGCCGGTCACCGCGTCCGGCAGGGGCTCGCCGGACCGCTCCGCGACCAGGTCGAGGAGCCGGCGGGCGGTCCCCTCGAGATCCTGGGCCTCCTCGCGCAGGCTGCGGCTGCGGTCCTGGATCCAGTCCTCGATGCGCGAGAACCGGTCGGTCTGAAACAGCTGCTGCAGCACGTCGTGCCGGTCCTGGGAGCTGGCCTGGAGGAAGCGTGCGAAGTCTCCCTGGGGCAGCATCGCCACCTGCTGGAACTGTGCGGCCCGCATGCCGACGAGGTCGGAGATCTGCAGCCCGACCTCCGCCGCACGGGAGCTGAGCAACCGTTCCTCGCCGTCGACCACCTCGAGCAGGCTCGCCCGGGCCGGCTCGACCCGGGTGCCGGTGCCGCGTCGCTTCGGACGGGTCCACTCGGGGGAGCGGCGCAGCCGGAACCGGCGCTCGCGGACGCTGAAGTCGAGGAAGACCTCCGGGGCGACGAGGTCGTCGGCATGCTGGGACTTGAGCGTCTTGACCCCCCGCACGCCCGGAACCGTGCCGTAGAGCGCGAAGCAGACCGCGTCGAGGATGCTGGTCTTGCCCGCTCCGGTCGGGCCGGTCAGCAGGAACAGCCCCGCGTCGTTGAGCGCGTCGAAGTCCACCTCCTCGGTGCCCGCGAAGGGTCCGAAGGCGGTCAGCT
The DNA window shown above is from Nocardioides mesophilus and carries:
- a CDS encoding AAA family ATPase, with the translated sequence MRLHRLQLTAFGPFAGTEEVDFDALNDAGLFLLTGPTGAGKTSILDAVCFALYGTVPGVRGVKTLKSQHADDLVAPEVFLDFSVRERRFRLRRSPEWTRPKRRGTGTRVEPARASLLEVVDGEERLLSSRAAEVGLQISDLVGMRAAQFQQVAMLPQGDFARFLQASSQDRHDVLQQLFQTDRFSRIEDWIQDRSRSLREEAQDLEGTARRLLDLVAERSGEPLPDAVTGDGLPAAVGSGAVEAWVTSVRDAAHEAAAAAGIEHQRACDALAAARTRCEAARLRHRLHERRRQALARRRELDETRDAAEEATAALGADRRAADCAPLLGLVEQASADVALLEEQQQAAAARAAALPALPDLPRLRAADLGDEAVRTPTGSTPVPGSLAGSISPTGSISPAGSGSAVGADEGHRADGGARDDDLVDVGLFELDEVTPRTTVGPASDHGDTHTDPVAATAPQRVEPSPEPDPQAPLRRRVDVTRDLVPQLRAVLPRAAGIVADTARIEQLERRLSASRSEIALLQEQLGRLPELLARQREHLARLASVAGRAEAVELQLAAAETRSAAVAGLPAARARVSGLVDLARDARDAAADRRDTVQRITQLRLDGMAAELAGVLVDGEPCQVCGSPAHPAPAAPGGGQVSQREQDDAAAAFDAAQQRHVAAAAAAAEAERDLQQLLAVGEGRDAATVTAELVALRAEQADCAAARSQLTAVAAEVTALEQQQVEASTRVQGVTVSIATTEHSVESLRESVAEARHELRTLLGDDVEPEGVAEVIGVLERSLQVWRGQLELVERVRQARDRRDDLLAQAARAAAAGHFADLEAVRAARLDDDDRERLTAVLTARSEATARVQAVLEDPDVAGLEHAGPEAVRAAETQVEAAATAAEEVARRFHQLEEASQALTGHATRLAATLEDWAPMRESFVRADAMARLVRGMGSDNQLQMRLSAYVLARRLDQVLDAANERLAHMRDQRYLLQRTARAARRSSQAGLGLEVVDQWTGDVRDPVTLSGGETFVVSLALALGLADVVTQEAGGTEIETLFVDEGFGTLDPETLDDVMDRLDNLRSGGRSVGVVSHVGELRSRIPNQLHVLKTPHGSSIRAQLLVG